In a genomic window of Vibrio marisflavi CECT 7928:
- a CDS encoding phosphatase yields the protein MKIVVDSHTHTLASGHAYSTIIENAKAAKQKGLKLLCTTDHAPSMPGAPHYWFFNNQRVLPRFLHDVGILRGVEANIVNVEGELDLPPSSYPHLDWVIASFHEPVFAPSTEEAHTEALLNVIKNGQADVLGHLGNPHFKFDIAAVLACAKEHNVAVEVNNSSLAGKSRKGSSDNCSKIVEIGKELGVSFTTGSDAHFCEDISNLSLATELFEKHGVQAEQIISTSTSRFLNFLTLRGKPVIEEFKEMY from the coding sequence ATGAAAATCGTTGTGGACAGTCATACCCATACTCTCGCAAGTGGTCACGCTTATAGCACTATCATTGAAAATGCTAAGGCTGCTAAACAAAAAGGGCTGAAGCTGCTATGTACCACTGATCATGCGCCTAGCATGCCGGGTGCTCCACACTATTGGTTTTTTAATAATCAAAGAGTTTTGCCTCGTTTTCTTCACGATGTGGGAATACTTCGTGGTGTTGAGGCCAATATCGTGAATGTCGAAGGTGAGCTTGATTTACCTCCTTCTTCGTATCCGCATTTAGATTGGGTTATTGCCAGCTTCCATGAACCAGTGTTTGCGCCTTCCACAGAAGAGGCTCATACCGAAGCATTGCTCAATGTTATAAAAAATGGTCAAGCGGATGTACTAGGACACCTAGGAAACCCACATTTTAAGTTTGATATTGCAGCGGTACTCGCTTGTGCGAAAGAACATAACGTTGCGGTTGAAGTGAACAACTCTTCGCTAGCAGGCAAAAGTCGCAAAGGGAGCAGTGATAACTGCAGTAAGATTGTTGAAATTGGCAAAGAATTGGGTGTGAGCTTTACCACAGGCTCTGATGCTCATTTTTGTGAAGACATTTCTAACCTATCTCTTGCGACCGAGTTGTTCGAAAAACACGGTGTGCAAGCGGAGCAGATTATATCCACTTCGACATCGCGATTTTTAAACTTTCTCACTCTGCGTGGCAAGCCAGTGATCGAAGAGTTTAAAGAGATGTATTGA
- a CDS encoding nucleoside/nucleotide kinase family protein, whose protein sequence is MKVVLNVSGFDTEATFPDRDIEQIHKPLIEKFSKLFEQKQQRVVVFLCAPPGSGKSTLAAYWEHLSRQLPGVQPLQALPFDGFHLPNSILDSNYVQREGEKISLRSIKGCYETFNLTELIDKLKQLRVGDPKWPFYDRNLHDPVDDMISVDKQVVVVEGNWLLLDEPVWNGLHELADFTIFVDTDPAFLEERLVNRKVRGGASIDDATKFYQCSDAKNVEKVLNHSINADLTLYMNQDGSLAINE, encoded by the coding sequence ATGAAGGTTGTATTAAACGTCAGTGGATTTGATACAGAGGCGACGTTTCCTGACAGGGACATCGAGCAGATTCACAAACCACTTATAGAAAAGTTCAGTAAGCTTTTTGAACAAAAACAGCAGCGTGTTGTGGTCTTTTTATGCGCCCCTCCCGGAAGTGGCAAATCTACTCTTGCTGCTTATTGGGAACATTTATCAAGACAGTTGCCAGGTGTGCAGCCCCTTCAAGCTCTTCCATTTGATGGTTTTCACCTTCCGAACAGTATTCTAGATTCCAATTACGTGCAAAGAGAAGGTGAAAAAATCAGCCTACGAAGCATAAAGGGTTGTTATGAAACATTTAATCTGACCGAGTTGATTGATAAATTGAAACAGCTTAGAGTGGGGGACCCTAAATGGCCTTTCTATGATAGAAACCTTCATGATCCTGTCGACGATATGATTTCGGTAGATAAGCAAGTCGTCGTGGTAGAGGGAAATTGGTTACTGTTAGATGAGCCTGTTTGGAATGGTTTGCACGAGTTAGCTGACTTTACCATTTTTGTCGATACCGACCCAGCCTTCCTAGAAGAGCGTTTGGTGAATCGTAAAGTTCGTGGTGGGGCATCGATAGACGATGCTACCAAGTTTTATCAGTGCTCAGATGCCAAAAATGTTGAGAAGGTGCTCAACCACTCAATTAATGCAGATTTAACGCTTTATATGAATCAAGATGGTTCGTTAGCAATAAACGAATAG
- a CDS encoding bile acid:sodium symporter family protein — translation MNMVKVIKKEWFLVGMVLAIVLAALFPNVGKSHGVLHLDIVTELGIALIFFLHGVGLSPSAIKKGVRNWRLHILVQCMTFVAYPILWLLFGHGLLAIFPAALAFGFSYLFALPSTISSSVAMTSVAKGNIPGAIFNASLSSVLGVFITPFFVQIFMGAESGHVPVVSTIIAIAKMLLLPMIIGQLVRPFLITFMERHKSVVNKVDKVVILLIVFNAFSNSVIQHIWSDFSIVTLAISIVICVVVLLCIATLIPWISRKLKFNTEDEISALFCGTKKSLAAGVPMAKVIFGTNPQLGMILLPIMLYHPIQIFYCAVLANKYAARKMPNENALNTTD, via the coding sequence ATGAACATGGTAAAAGTGATCAAAAAAGAGTGGTTTTTAGTAGGAATGGTGTTAGCCATTGTGCTGGCAGCGCTATTTCCGAATGTGGGAAAAAGCCATGGCGTATTGCATTTAGACATCGTGACGGAATTGGGTATTGCCTTGATTTTCTTCTTGCACGGCGTTGGGCTTTCTCCTTCGGCAATTAAAAAAGGGGTGAGAAACTGGCGACTGCATATTCTTGTGCAGTGCATGACGTTTGTCGCCTACCCTATTCTATGGCTGCTATTCGGACACGGCCTACTTGCGATTTTCCCAGCTGCGTTAGCATTTGGTTTTAGCTACCTGTTTGCACTGCCCAGTACCATTTCGTCCTCTGTTGCGATGACCAGTGTCGCCAAAGGCAACATACCCGGTGCGATTTTTAATGCTTCGCTTTCAAGTGTACTTGGCGTATTTATCACACCTTTCTTCGTCCAAATATTCATGGGGGCAGAAAGTGGTCATGTTCCTGTTGTAAGCACTATTATCGCTATTGCAAAAATGCTTCTGCTACCAATGATAATTGGTCAGTTGGTAAGACCATTTTTAATCACATTCATGGAACGCCATAAATCTGTGGTGAATAAGGTGGATAAAGTCGTGATCTTGTTAATCGTATTTAACGCTTTCAGTAACTCGGTTATTCAACATATTTGGTCAGACTTTTCTATCGTCACGCTGGCAATTTCAATCGTGATTTGTGTTGTTGTTCTTCTTTGTATCGCTACGCTCATCCCATGGATTTCAAGAAAGCTGAAATTCAATACCGAAGATGAAATCTCAGCGCTGTTCTGTGGAACCAAGAAATCACTCGCAGCGGGTGTACCAATGGCAAAAGTTATTTTCGGCACCAACCCTCAACTAGGGATGATTTTGCTGCCTATTATGCTCTATCACCCCATTCAGATATTTTACTGCGCAGTGTTGGCAAATAAATATGCGGCTAGAAAAATGCCAAATGAAAATGCTTTGAATACTACTGACTGA
- a CDS encoding AraC family transcriptional regulator, which produces MNYEERVLATIDYIGKNLDDELPLEKLCQVACFSKFHFHRLFTAYTGLSLQQYIRWLRLKRAAHQLIIDDKVTILAVAIEAGFESHQAFTRVFKQACGLTPTQYRAVGNSAVWDSPPYKIPKLRENSMNVTIREEKSRRFAVLEHRGDPNTVGQSVNKLVNWAKSLPISVKPNAGDAFGYAYDDPATTKPEDFRFDLALTVPENLELKSEQITERRLPQGRYAVAVHCGSRDNIGETIYAVLRDWLPTSGEKLGELPCLFSYQNFDHEVAETELITECWFLLD; this is translated from the coding sequence ATGAACTACGAAGAACGTGTATTGGCAACAATTGACTATATTGGCAAGAATCTAGATGACGAATTGCCGCTAGAGAAGTTGTGTCAAGTAGCTTGTTTTTCTAAGTTTCACTTTCATCGCCTGTTTACGGCTTATACAGGGCTATCATTACAGCAGTACATTCGCTGGTTGCGCTTAAAGCGCGCTGCCCATCAGCTTATTATTGATGACAAAGTCACGATATTAGCGGTGGCAATAGAAGCAGGGTTTGAGTCTCATCAGGCTTTTACTCGAGTATTTAAACAAGCTTGCGGTTTGACTCCGACTCAATATAGAGCCGTGGGAAACTCTGCAGTTTGGGATAGCCCTCCGTACAAAATACCAAAACTAAGAGAAAACTCGATGAACGTTACTATTAGAGAAGAGAAATCACGTAGGTTTGCTGTCCTTGAGCACAGAGGTGATCCAAATACTGTTGGTCAAAGCGTGAACAAATTAGTGAACTGGGCTAAATCTTTGCCCATTAGTGTTAAACCTAACGCTGGAGATGCATTTGGCTATGCCTACGATGATCCCGCAACAACAAAGCCTGAAGACTTTCGTTTTGATCTTGCTTTGACGGTTCCAGAGAACTTAGAGCTCAAAAGCGAGCAGATAACAGAGAGGCGATTGCCTCAGGGCCGCTATGCCGTCGCAGTGCATTGTGGTTCTCGTGACAATATTGGTGAGACTATCTACGCTGTGCTTCGCGATTGGCTGCCAACATCAGGAGAGAAGTTAGGTGAGCTACCTTGCTTGTTTAGTTATCAAAACTTTGACCACGAAGTAGCTGAAACAGAATTGATCACAGAGTGCTGGTTTTTGCTAGATTGA
- a CDS encoding AraC family transcriptional regulator, whose amino-acid sequence MSTRRQKRAIPNLPELPRPIYARPESWGPEGRLTDWHSHKWGQFSYAVSGVLNVSTEQASYVSPPQYGIWIPENTTHKVESNVAAEMRSLYINMDALAGDQWKRPFTCEVSVLCRELIVRFCQSPALYDVGSREERLAQVMIDELGLQPEVATDLPMPTDHRLILISEFLIEEPSCALDINQLGSKVGLSGRSVSRLFKQETGLTFQQWRQRVRLSTALTWLESGVSVTEVAVSCGYDSLSAFVVAFKSQFGQTPGQMF is encoded by the coding sequence ATGTCGACTAGAAGACAGAAGCGCGCTATTCCAAATTTACCGGAACTTCCAAGGCCAATTTACGCTCGGCCTGAAAGCTGGGGGCCAGAAGGGCGTTTGACAGACTGGCACAGCCACAAATGGGGGCAATTTAGCTATGCAGTATCCGGTGTGCTGAATGTTTCAACAGAGCAAGCTAGTTACGTTTCTCCTCCCCAATACGGTATCTGGATTCCAGAGAATACCACTCATAAAGTCGAATCGAATGTTGCGGCGGAAATGCGCAGCTTGTACATCAATATGGATGCATTAGCAGGTGATCAGTGGAAGAGGCCATTTACTTGTGAAGTGTCGGTTCTGTGTCGAGAGCTTATTGTTCGCTTCTGTCAAAGCCCTGCGTTATATGATGTGGGGTCGAGAGAAGAACGGTTAGCGCAAGTGATGATTGACGAACTAGGCCTGCAACCTGAAGTGGCGACAGATTTGCCAATGCCTACTGATCATCGTCTTATCTTGATTAGTGAGTTTTTGATTGAAGAACCTAGCTGTGCACTCGATATAAACCAACTCGGCAGTAAAGTTGGTCTATCAGGGCGCAGTGTCAGTCGGCTATTCAAACAAGAAACAGGGTTGACTTTTCAGCAGTGGAGGCAGCGGGTACGCCTATCCACAGCACTTACATGGTTGGAAAGTGGCGTTAGTGTTACAGAAGTGGCTGTGAGCTGCGGCTACGATTCTCTATCGGCATTCGTGGTTGCTTTTAAATCCCAGTTTGGACAAACCCCCGGTCAGATGTTTTAG